atattatatttatcgGATGAGATTTCGGATCTTAATCCTTACTAAATATGATTGatgtaaaatatcatgaaatctatAAATCTTATCAAACCTAAATGATATAGATTTGATGTAATATATTACATGCCACGCCAAAAAATAAAGGTGGAAATccactctctcttctctctctcccaAGTCTCCTTCCCTCACATGCTGTGATTGCTCGTCTATTCACAGGAGGTTTCGACAACTTTCTTCAAGCTAATAGTATTTCCATCTGCTGATCCATCAGAACTTCCACACAGCTTCTgtgaagtctctctctctctctacagacCTACAAAACCAAATGAATCTAACACACATCTGTATCCAATTCGTATACACACACCGACTCTGATTCAAAGCGACTGATTCCTTCGTCTGTCTGACACTGTCACGTTAGTGTGGCTGCTGCTGTGCTGTTGGAGTTCCGCGTGCCGCCGTCCGTGGCGAAGCGAACCTCGACGCCCCGGCGCTTCTCGGCGAGAGGTTCACCTGCTCTAGCGCACGGAACTGGAGCTCCGACGGGTAGTCCCGGACGCACCCGATCCGGGGCCCGGCGCCGGTCGTCCACCTGAAGGACAGCTGCTTCCCCAGCTGTCCCGATCCGATCCCTTTCTTCGAGTTGATCCTTCGAAGTATCAGTTCCGACGGCACAAATCCCTCGTcgtcctcctctccctcctccaagAAGAGGTTCTTCTTCCGGAAGATGTAGCGTTGCTGTCGATCGGATGATTCTTCTCCCCTGAGTTTGAGATCAGCGAGAGAGCTACTCACGTTGGCTACCTCGAATGCCACGGAGGAAGAGGCGTCCTCTGTGGTTTCAGGATCTGCAGGGGTGATATCCTTCTCAGCCAAGTTTCGTTCAGAGTGGCTCTTCTTGAGTCGGCCATCGCGTTCATCATCCTCTCCGGTTGGGCTTTTCTGCATGATTCATTTATGGTTCTCAATATCAAGGTTTGAATCACTGTAAATTAAGGACGTACGAGTGATTTGCTCACCTTAACATCCGAAAGATCCACGTTGTTTTCATCAAGAAAGCTCATGAATTCCTTGAAGTTCTCTTCGGTCGGGCGGTAATGGCCGCTATGAGGCCACACAGCCTACCAAATCGTGACCGAATCAGTACGCCAAGTAAATCATACACACATATGTCCAAGTAAATCATACAAGTGAATGAATTGGTACCTCGAGAGCTCCATCTTCTACAACTAGTTGGCCTGCGGCAGAGATGGCTCCTCCTGCAAGAAAACTGGAGTGCTGAAATGTGCCCTTCTTCTTCTGCAGTGTGCAGTGCATGGTATCAGTCATCCCACATCAAACGCCAAACCTTGCATTGTGCAGAGATTTATAGGGAACTCACCAGACCAACATATAGATTCTTTGATGTGCTCAAGACAAAGATCCACTTTGCATCTTTTGGGCCACCGGATGTGTTCAGGAGTTGCCTGCTCTGCCTGTACATGAACTTTCCATCCTCAATTACGACTTCATAGGCCTCCCTTTCTTTCTGCACATGAAGACAACATGTTCATATGCACATGTAAAGCTAATAATGTTAGCAGCAGCTCAGTGTTGCAGGGTGGTCAAAGACAGTGCTTACTGGGCCGAGATACTTGATGCACTGTTGCTGAAGCTTCGATCGAGTGCATTGGTCTTCGAGATCGACCTCTTTTCCCTCTCCAACATCAAGCCTAACAATCAAATGCGGTGGGTTAAGGCACATGTACTCTGACCAAGGAAGAAGAAACGGGGCTGAATTAGCTAACCAGTAGAAGAAGGGTTCCGTGCTCTCGCATTGAAGCCAGCAGTCGTAGTAGAACTGGAGATTGTGGCCGTACCGATGTCGAGGGTCAATCTGCGGATAGATCACAGCACTCGCTGGCTAAGTAAAACATGTCAATAACAGGATGAGATGCAGAGAAGTGCTGCATGATCTGTGAGACTCACCGCCTCCAGCCAATGCTGCAGAGCAAGTTTCTGAGCTTTCTCATCCTTCGACAAGCCTTTCCCAACCTGTAAACCGGCAATGGAAATCTTCATGATGATGGAATTGCGTTCAGAACATGATCTGTCGGCCAGTAACAGTGAGAAGTTCCTACCTTGGCAGCTCTGGTTCTTGCCCTCGACCATCGAGAAACTGCTGATTCGGGCTTCTCGATGACGAAAAAGGAGACAGAGCTCAGCTTGAGCAATACGAAATCCAACAGCTTCCACCTGAAACATACAGAATGAGTTTATGTCCGATGCTATCGTTAGAAGAGAAGCAATCCGGTAAAGCTCGTACCACCGCTGCTCTACAAGGACTGCACAATCTGCGAGCTGTCTTCTTGTCCGAAAGCTCTTGTAGACCTTCTGCAGCTTCACGGCAGCCCCATGTTTGGGGCTGTCAGGTCCGATCAAAGCTGATTCCAGCGACCTCTTCTTCAAGGGAGTGCTAAACCTCAACCTTTTGGGATCATCAGATATTGCCGACGCATCTGGCTCGAGGCGAGGACTCTTCACCGAGATCTTTGTTTCCAAGTGGAAGGGATCCATTCCCCTTCTGCTGGAGCTGACGGATCCCTCGATCAGCAGCTTTCTGGGACCAAAAGCCTTGAGGATAGCAGGCTCGGAGTCAGCGCCATTGAAGCTGATGAACCTGGGATTCAACCTCAGTTCATCACCGAACCTAATGATTCCCATGATGAGGGTTTCCAACGTATCATTCATGGAGTTGTAACTCGATCCAGAGCGTGGGAAGGTAATTCCAATGTTGATATGAGGTGGAAGAGTTCTCGATTTCAGATATCTCATGTTTCTTGGGGATGATCGAATCCCAGCTTGCAAACAAGGAGTTGAAACAGCAGGTTTCATTTTGATTCCAAGAAAGACGAATCCAAGAGCAAAGACATGCTGACTCATTCACAACAAGCTCACCTTAGCCTCCTCTGTCTTGGGGATCACACAATAGcttgagcgagagagagagagagagagagagagagagagagagagagagagagaggcaaaggGGGGTGGTTGGGGAATGGGGCGTGGTAGGGAGAAAGGAGAGGGTGGTTTGCTGGGGATTCGCCTAAAAGAGGGTGCAGAGGGGAGCAGTCTCTGCTATTTGTTGCTGGAGGAGCTAATCTGAGTTGGTGTGCTTAAATAGGGAGGAAGGAGACGGTGGGAGGACGGTGGCGCAAAGTTTCCGACCACGTGAGTTGCTACCATTAGCGAATCCACCCGTAGATGCTGTACGGTAATATGGAGACGGAAAGATAGCGGTACCGACGTGCGTGCCCGACGAAGACGGCGCTATGTTATAACATTAACACTTCATGTGATCAAAATATCCaacatattaattatatatatatatatatataattaaaataaaactaaattgaGGTTTTCTTCTTCTAATTTCCAACAAAATTTATTGTCTTCAGCTCTCACAAAACCCATGACGTGATCAGCTTCTCTCATGTTATTCTACATGCATATATAATATTATTGCATACACTAATTCTTTTTTACCAAATATTAATAAGAGAATATAACTAGCATTCATAAGAGAGTCCATCGGTGGCTTTTCTTTGGCTTAAGTAAGATAAAATGAGGATTGGTTTATGGCTAATCTCATCAAAatcaaagctctctctctctctctctctctctctctctctgcagacAAAGTACTTGATGGTGTGGCTGTCACTGGTCTCAACAGTATAAACTAGAGAACATGTAGACTTTGAAGCTGCAGGAAACTCCAAAAAAATAGTTCCAAAAACCCTGAAACTGCGACAGCTGATGGTAAACACTGGCATCTCAAAATCTGTGCCTGCAGTGGTTTATGGCTCATGTAGTCCTTTGTTTTAGCCAATACCGAATCCAACCCGAaacaagagagggagagagagagagagagagagagagagagagttctgtaGCTGAATCAGTAACCTGCCACCAAACAGCAGTAACCCTACAATGAACAATGGCTCACACTCCCTGAAATAACTCGAGAAATGGTCGGCATATGCATCATCTGGAGCTCAGCATTTATTCCTAGTGGTTAAAACATCTGCATCAGAAGAACTGAACTGAGAATTAGGTGGTATGTAGTCTTCTCAGATCAAAAAGACCGGCTGTGAGAGCTCTGCGTCATGTCGGCTCGGATAATTCATCTGTTCATGCAGCAAATATCCATCTGAGCTTCATCATCATGATCATCGAGTACCACATCTCAGATTCGCAGGATTCTTCCCCGGATTGATGCAAAAGATTGAACTATCTGTGATGATTGAATGACTGTTAATCCTTACTGGTACGGATGTGGAACTCCTGTCACCAACGTCACTGCAGATCTAACTCGTTCGGATTGAGATCTGTCTCCATCCAATAGAAAAGTCAGAGTCTTGGAGAAATCCATGGAGGTGAACGATGTCAAGTCATGTCATTCAAGTCGCGTTATCTACATGGTACGACAATATCTATCCATTGGGAACCCACCGTGGCTTCAACTCCAATCCATTTCTGGACCACCAATAAGTACTGCACAGTCTCAAAAGAACAAACAATAAGATCAAGAGATTGTTTCTATTTCTGAGGATAAAGCTGCAGGTATTGAGGTGGAGGCTACGTGAGATTTGGGTTGACTTTTCTTAGATTTGGAAGGGTGTAAACGCGTAGAAGGATGAACTATTCGCAAGTCTAAACATAAAAAAGGATTGACCGCAGTTTCTCATTGCAAGAAAAGCAAGTTTGACTTGGTGCAATTTCAGAGAACAAACACAAAAAAGTTCTGtttctttgaggatttgaagtttGACCTTCACCTAGTCAACATTCTAAAACATCAAAAGTAAACCCACACCTTAAATCCTCACTTTCCGTGGCAAAGTGTTCAACCCTAAGCTACCGTGATGTGAAGCTTGATCATGTCAGCGGCGAGTTTGGTCGGTAAAAGTCAAGTATGAATTCATCACAGCCACACACACCCCCCTAAAGATTTGTAGGTGGAGATGTTTCAGATTTCTCAGGTTGACGGAAACCTACCGCTATGCATGGAAAGATGTGGCAACAAATGCGGCTTCTCGCACTTCATGCTGTAATAAAAATGGaaacttattattatatattttcttttattttgacaTGAAATGTACCAATTTCTTGAGCTATTCTTTGTCTTTTATTCATTTACAGGGCCTTGAAGCAATAGTATGAATGTTCTTTGCATCCTAAACTCTTCAAAGATGAGTCGCGGAAATAATCTCTATATATAATTGCGTCTATTTTTACATTTGATATGACAATTTTGATGGtcttgattttgatttgacaaaattgattcaACCtaggaatttttatttttttttatactatCGCGTCCAAAAGAGAAAATGTCATTAAAATTTTGAAACTTAGTTGagggaaaaaaaattaagttaaaatATCTTTATTATGTATTTCTTCGAAGAGTTCGTATCTCATATCACTTgttttatttttacaaaaaattACATCGAGCATTTGATCGACAAAACTCCTTCGATGGTCAAGTCAATATGTATTCATTCGTTTTATGCATCAAATGCCCGTAATGAGTTTAATATTTGTTTAGTAAATTTAGATTTGACAGTGTCACTTAATGAGGAAATATTTGCTTTACATGTTCTATGTATGCAAAATGTTCAGTGGACTCTGTTGTAATCTTCCATAAGATACGATATATTGAGTAGATGCTGACCGGACTACATCTACTGAGTTTCAAATGACCTAAGATAATCACCATATCAGCCTCACTCATGTAAAAAAGATGTCTATAAACCAAAATTTGCATGCTAATATCTCAGAGAAAAGAGCAGTGCAAGGATCGATTTGAACCTTACTAAACCAAGGCCATGTTTGACCTCCATATCATCAGCATGCTTAGTTGCTGATAATGTCAACTACTCAGATATCATATGATTCATGAGAAAGAAACCTAAGCTTTGTTGACCTGTGTGCTTGTTTCTGCTTCTCACATATCTTAATCGAAACAACAGCGTGAATGATGTTTTTTATTACTCTCGTGGCAAACGCCGACATTCCAGTCCTCGAGCTAAACATGTAGCTGTTCAAAAGGTGATAGTAGTAGCTGGTGTGCCAACCCCATGACCATGCACGGTGTACACATTGGAAACGGAGGGAGAGTTGACATTGGTAAGCCTCCGTTTCTGCTGACTTCCGTCATTCAGAAAAGGCAAATTTTGCGGCTGAACAACCCCGAGAACAAATGCCCACCGATTTAGTTCAGAATCCATCGATCAACTCACCAGTTCATGAGCCAGCTCTTGGCTATCGAGAGATTAGGTCatcaagagagagagggaggggggcCAATGCACACCGTCACGTCCATCTGTCTTTTTGGATCTCCCATGCATCCCATCTCCAACGAAGAGTACACGCTTGTGAGCTAAAAGAAGTGAGGCATACCTACTCGCGACTCCATGCACGCGCATGTCGATAACAGCAGCTGGCAGTCTCATTTAGCTGGCAGGACGAGACGGAAAGATCAACCGACGCTGAAAGATAAGCCTCAGCTTCTCCGCTGTCCATTTCACTCGCTTCACAATCATTTCCTCATTCATTGGTCGTAACCTTTTCCTGCAGGAAGAAAACAACGGAGACCCGCCGAGGGACGCGTACCGCCGCGATGTAGTTAAGATTTGTTGTCTATGTAGTTGGAAGAGCGCGTCGGCACGTTTGACGTTGAAAAAGGGAAGAACAGAACAGTGAAATAGCTGCAGTCAGCCGCTCAGCTTGAACAGAGCTCATTCTAAATGAACCTGAAGAAGCTCCCTCCCTTTGTGGTGAGAACATGTTTTTGGTACCGCTGATAGTTGTGTGCATGAGTGAATGCTAATGATTGTCTTGAAGCAATTAATTAGCTGAATGTGCCACATAACTCCTTTCAATCAAGTCATGGACGATCATCTAAGATGAACCCCGGTGCATTAAAATGAAAAGATGCACCTAAGAAAGTGGTCCAGAACAAACGTACGTAGATCCCTGTAATTTTCGTGTTCTGGTTTCTGGGACTTGTAAGAAGCTAACGTGGATGAGGCTTGACCAAGGCAGGCTGCAGGCCATGGCTGTCACATACGGAGTAATGAACCTTTCTAAGCAGTCTGTTCGTGTGCAAATAATTGTAAGGTGATGTCACGGATATAATTGAAATAAATGTGGATGTGGATGAGGATGGGGATGGCGAGACAACAGCCAGTGGTAGCTGCAGCCAAGTCTACACTGACGTAGATGAAAGAACAGATCAGCAAACATACAAACGAGGAGGTCAAAGGATGGAGATGTGGACGGCCAGCTTGGCAACAGAAACAGCACAGCTGTGTTGTCACTCATGGCCGATCCATCATCTCGCATCGCACGTCCATGCATCGCACGTCCATTCTCTGTTTCCCACACACACAGTTGGATCTGATCACAATTGCTTTTGAGAAGATAGATTCCGGGGTGGAACAATGCTACTGAAAGAACTGATGGCAACGACAAAGATTGGTTGACCGCTAACATGGATTAAAGATCAAACGCTTCCAATCATGCTAGAATGAATGATAACTAATCATTAAATCGAACCAGACTTCCACGAGATCCAAGCATTATCTTTACCGTCCAATGATTGATTGTATTGAGTCGATATTAAACTTCAGTTTCAGTGTTGCAACATTAACCTAAGAGCAACCTCCACAGCAGCCAAATGAGTTATATAGTCGTAGCCAGTACACTCCACATCATACTCAAATCTACTTTACCCGCTAACAGAAAGAGACCTTTCTCGGCGTGATGGCTTGCTCGGCAAACCTTCAGGACTTCTGCTGCGTGACCTGCTACCTGCAGGAGATTGGGAGTATGACCTCTCCCTGTGCTTCGTCTTATCTTGGGGCGAAGCAGACCTGCCAAGGCAAAAGCAAATTACAAATTTTAAAGATCATTGGATCTTATTTCAACCACCAATCAAATAAGCATATTACCTCGAGTAGTGCTGCCGCTTTGAAGAAGGCGACTCATAGCTACGGCTTCGCGAGCGAGAACGCGAGTGCGAATAGTAAGGAGAACGTGCTTGGCGGGGTGACCTTCGGGAATCATGCACAGGACCCCTACCAAAATAACAATAAATATTAAAACCAGTATATGGATATAGCATGGTAGGGCAACTAAAGAAAAGCATGTAGACCCACAAACAAAGCCAAACAAACAATCTCGTATGAACAAGCCACCAAGAAAAGAGGATTACCGCGAACGGCGGGGTGATCTTCGGTAATCATGCACAGGATCCCTATgaaaacaacaacaaatattaaAACCAGTACAAGGGTCACCTTGATGATACAGTAGCACCTAACATAAGAAAATATAGCATGGTGGGGCAACTAAAGGAAAGCATGTAAGGCCACAAACAAAGCCAGACAAACAATCTCTCACGAACAAGCCACCAAGAAAGAGGGATTACCGTGAATTGTGGGGTGATCTTCGGGAATCATACACACGATCCCTACCAAAACAACAATAAATATTAAAACCAGAATTAGGGTCCCCTTGACAATCCAAGCACCTAGTGTAACAAATATAGCATGGTAGAGCAACTAAAGGAAAGCATGTAAACCCACAAACAAAGCCAGACAAACGATCTCTTATGAACAAGCCACCAAGAAGAGAGAGATTACCTTACCATATGATAAATTAATCCATCAAAAATGAACTGGATATTCAATCTATGCATAGATTTCAAATAAAATTACAATGCCAAGAGTTAGGCTCATCGTACCTTCTTTCTCTTGCCCTCATATCAGAAGGCTTTTTTCTGTTCTCCTCAGCAAATACAACAGTTAATTCCCTGCCAAGAAGGATTTGCCCATCCATTTGGTACTTAGCTTCAGCTGCATCAGCCGGATCGACATATTGGATAAACCCAAATCCACGTGGCTCTCTTGCGAGGGGGAAAAAAAAACAACTGTGTTTAGTGAGATCCTAATGAATTGACCATATCACAAGGCAACTGCATTTAGTGGGTACATTACTAACAATAATTGTTAAATCATGAAAGTCCAAAGAAATATAGAATGTCATAATAGAGAACATGTCTCAGATATTTAGCATGCTTCAAGTAAATTTTGATGTTTCAAGAAATTCAAGTTAAAGCAAGCACTTGGCTGCTGACCTTTCACTCTTCAGAGTTTATAGATGACTTCAAATTCTTCAAGACTTGGTATCTTCAAAAATTTAACCAAGAACCCAATTCCTTTTCTTCTCACTAGCCACTATCTTCATTTACTTACATCCTCTTGAACATAACTCTCAAGACTCGACTTGTGTCTTCAAACTCTAATTTCACTGTTAAACTCAACAGCCTTAATGAAAAATCAACATGCAATAAAGAAGGATGTAGAGTACAACAAATGGAGCACACTAAACAAACTTGTGAGCTCATGAGTTGCATTTCTGAACATAGCTATAGTTCACAAATGCTCACAAAGTTACATAATAACATTAGTCAACATAATTCAATCTCCTAGACTGTACCTCATTATTGCATCAGAATACTAGCATGCTTAAATTGACAGATATCATTACTAGTAAACGGAAGATTCAACAGTCCCACTTACCCCGTGTAATAATCACGTGGCAAATAGATATCCTTAAGAGGGCCAAACTGCCCAAATGGTCTACGAAGATCCTCCGCTCTGCAATCATAAAGCACCATATATTAGGCTATTCCCACCAATCAAACAAACAAGTGTTGAAGTGCAATAAAATCATTGCTAGAAACAAAGGATTTAAAAGCTCAATGTTTCTAGTGTTTGtgaccaaggtttttaatttcgaatgataccgcccataccgggcggtacgtaccgatctgtccgctaccgagcggtaccatcgattggggttgtttctgcCTCGTTACCACACGAAATCGATCGGTGACGGTCGATTTCAATCATCGCCGCCAACTACGGGAcgatattagccgagggagaaggaagaagaggactcTTGCTACTCAACTACGATAtaaaattgcgaaccttgcttgtgACATTATTGTAAGCATACgactatgacaaaattcattatcCATAGAATTTTCCAACTCCTTCATCACCCTCCCAACATCAGAGGACTCTTGCGCACAGTACCAATGCAAAAACCTACTCGCTTTCAAATCCTATAGCAGACCTGTTCCCCCTCATATATTGCATATAAAAGCAATTgacagatcatttttcctaaataTTTGTGCAAATTAAGCTTTGTATTCAGAAAAATACCAAACGAGTGCCCAATAACAACTTGACACATGATCCTAATCTATCCTTTATCTTGTTTTACATGACCCAATGTCACATGTTGGCAtccaaagattcaaaaattatgacaaaaa
This genomic stretch from Musa acuminata AAA Group cultivar baxijiao chromosome BXJ3-9, Cavendish_Baxijiao_AAA, whole genome shotgun sequence harbors:
- the LOC103998621 gene encoding serine/arginine-rich SC35-like splicing factor SCL30A isoform X1, which codes for MRGRSYSPSPPRGYGRRRRSPSPRGRYSSRGRDLPTSLLVRNLRRDCRAEDLRRPFGQFGPLKDIYLPRDYYTGCFFFPLAREPRGFGFIQYVDPADAAEAKYQMDGQILLGRELTVVFAEENRKKPSDMRARERRDRVYDSRRSPHNSRDPVHDYRRSPRRSRGPVHDSRRSPRQARSPYYSHSRSRSRSRSYESPSSKRQHYSRSASPQDKTKHRERSYSQSPAGSRSRSRSPEGLPSKPSRRERSLSVSG
- the LOC103998621 gene encoding serine/arginine-rich SC35-like splicing factor SCL30A isoform X3, with amino-acid sequence MRGRSYSPSPPRGYGRRRRSPSPRGRYSSRGRDLPTSLLVRNLRRDCREPRGFGFIQYVDPADAAEAKYQMDGQILLGRELTVVFAEENRKKPSDMRARERRDRVYDSRRSPHNSRDPVHDYRRSPRRSRGPVHDSRRSPRQARSPYYSHSRSRSRSRSYESPSSKRQHYSRSASPQDKTKHRERSYSQSPAGSRSRSRSPEGLPSKPSRRERSLSVSG
- the LOC103998621 gene encoding serine/arginine-rich SC35-like splicing factor SCL30A isoform X2 encodes the protein MRGRSYSPSPPRGYGRRRRSPSPRGRYSSRGRDLPTSLLVRNLRRDCRAEDLRRPFGQFGPLKDIYLPRDYYTGEPRGFGFIQYVDPADAAEAKYQMDGQILLGRELTVVFAEENRKKPSDMRARERRDRVYDSRRSPHNSRDPVHDYRRSPRRSRGPVHDSRRSPRQARSPYYSHSRSRSRSRSYESPSSKRQHYSRSASPQDKTKHRERSYSQSPAGSRSRSRSPEGLPSKPSRRERSLSVSG
- the LOC135649416 gene encoding IQ domain-containing protein IQM1-like isoform X1; amino-acid sequence: MSQHVFALGFVFLGIKMKPAVSTPCLQAGIRSSPRNMRYLKSRTLPPHINIGITFPRSGSSYNSMNDTLETLIMGIIRFGDELRLNPRFISFNGADSEPAILKAFGPRKLLIEGSVSSSRRGMDPFHLETKISVKSPRLEPDASAISDDPKRLRFSTPLKKRSLESALIGPDSPKHGAAVKLQKVYKSFRTRRQLADCAVLVEQRWWKLLDFVLLKLSSVSFFVIEKPESAVSRWSRARTRAAKVGKGLSKDEKAQKLALQHWLEAIDPRHRYGHNLQFYYDCWLQCESTEPFFYWLDVGEGKEVDLEDQCTRSKLQQQCIKYLGPKEREAYEVVIEDGKFMYRQSRQLLNTSGGPKDAKWIFVLSTSKNLYVGLKKKGTFQHSSFLAGGAISAAGQLVVEDGALEAVWPHSGHYRPTEENFKEFMSFLDENNVDLSDVKKSPTGEDDERDGRLKKSHSERNLAEKDITPADPETTEDASSSVAFEVANVSSSLADLKLRGEESSDRQQRYIFRKKNLFLEEGEEDDEGFVPSELILRRINSKKGIGSGQLGKQLSFRWTTGAGPRIGCVRDYPSELQFRALEQVNLSPRSAGASRFASPRTAARGTPTAQQQPH
- the LOC135649416 gene encoding IQ domain-containing protein IQM1-like isoform X2, whose translation is MRYLKSRTLPPHINIGITFPRSGSSYNSMNDTLETLIMGIIRFGDELRLNPRFISFNGADSEPAILKAFGPRKLLIEGSVSSSRRGMDPFHLETKISVKSPRLEPDASAISDDPKRLRFSTPLKKRSLESALIGPDSPKHGAAVKLQKVYKSFRTRRQLADCAVLVEQRWWKLLDFVLLKLSSVSFFVIEKPESAVSRWSRARTRAAKVGKGLSKDEKAQKLALQHWLEAIDPRHRYGHNLQFYYDCWLQCESTEPFFYWLDVGEGKEVDLEDQCTRSKLQQQCIKYLGPKEREAYEVVIEDGKFMYRQSRQLLNTSGGPKDAKWIFVLSTSKNLYVGLKKKGTFQHSSFLAGGAISAAGQLVVEDGALEAVWPHSGHYRPTEENFKEFMSFLDENNVDLSDVKKSPTGEDDERDGRLKKSHSERNLAEKDITPADPETTEDASSSVAFEVANVSSSLADLKLRGEESSDRQQRYIFRKKNLFLEEGEEDDEGFVPSELILRRINSKKGIGSGQLGKQLSFRWTTGAGPRIGCVRDYPSELQFRALEQVNLSPRSAGASRFASPRTAARGTPTAQQQPH